In Cicer arietinum cultivar CDC Frontier isolate Library 1 chromosome 7, Cicar.CDCFrontier_v2.0, whole genome shotgun sequence, a single window of DNA contains:
- the PRP1 gene encoding glycine-rich protein A3-like, with product MGGGKDKHDESDKGVFSSLAHGVANAATHGGGHGYPPGAYPPQHGYPPQQGYPPQQGYPPSGYPPQQGYPPQGYPPAGYPASSGHNAQGSHGHGGPGMGAMLAGGAAAAAAAYGAHHISHGSQGHYPQGGYAPGGYAQGGYAHGGGHMPHGKFKQHGKFKQGKHGKFKHGKFGKHGGGKHGFKKWK from the exons atgGGAGGTGGTAAGGATAAGCATGATGAATCTGACAAAGGGGTTTTTTCAAGCCTTGCTCATGGTGTAGCTAATGCTGCTACACATGGAGGAGGACATGGTTATCCACCTGGGGCATACCCTCCACAACATGGGTATCCTCCACAACAAGGATACCCTCCACAACAAGGTTATCCACCATCTGGGTATCCTCCACAACAAGGATACCCTCCACAAGGCTACCCACCTGCTGGTTATCCTGCTTCATCTGGTCATAATGCTCAAG GGTCTCATGGACATGGCGGTCCCGGTATGGGAGCAATGCTTGCCGGGGGTGCAGCTGCCGCCGCCGCTGCTTATGGTGCTCACCATATCTCCCACGGCTCTCAAGGTCACTATCCACAAGGTGGATACGCACCAGGTGGCTATGCACAAGGTGGATATGCACATGGTGGTGGTCACATGCCTCACGGAAAATTCAAGCAGCATGGCAAGTTCAAGCAGGGAAAGCATGGCAAGTTCAAGCATGGAAAGTTTGGCAAGCATGGTGGAGGCAAGCATGGGTTCAAGAAGTGGAAGTGA
- the LOC101505601 gene encoding arabinosyltransferase XEG113-like, whose product MGGWRNGCEEVVQSKPLFLTIYTIVIIGIVVSSFYVFLAIYSSNTPAAHSSAWLSSSISNENSRVIDHTLNISQSEKAQTVSTPSPEKQNVWPSFVWEVPPSNKKMPPLKTFRLTKELVQQRVKDNVVIVTFGNYAFMDFILTWVKKLTDLEVSNLLVGAMDTKLLEALYWKGVPVFDMGSHMSTVDVGWGSPTFHKMGREKVILVDSILPFGFEVLMCDTDTVWLKNPLPYLARYPEADILTSSDQVIPTVVDDSLEIWQEVSGAYNIGIVHWRPTESAKNLAKQWKEMLQADDKIWDQNVFNELLQRQLGPSVDDDSGLVFAFDGKMKLGILPASIFCSGHTYFVQAMYQQLRLEPYAVHTTFQYGGTEGKRHRLREAKIFLDPPEYYNPPGGFLSFKPSIPKSLLLSGEHNVESHFTLINHQMKQIRTALAIASLLNRTLVMPPLWCRLDRLWYPHPGVLEGSMTRQPFLCPLDHVFEVNVMLKKLPEEYFGPEIDIREYSILDNPSLPPEVKKSWLDVQLCKEGTQDCDGSYNSTVEGVLKFPKNSSEEMFTKVFSSFKDVKVIQLSSVQDAFTGFTNKEREDRFRNRVKQYVGIWCCMPDTTIGHIYYDMYWDEKPGWKPIPPQSSEDDHPPF is encoded by the exons ATGGGAGGTTGGAGAAATGGTTGTGAGGAAGTAGTTCAATCGAAGCCTCTGTTCCTCACGATCTACACTATCGTTATCATTGGCATCGTCGTTTCATCTTTCTACGTTTTTTTAGCTATATATTCGAGTAACACTCCTGCTGCTCATTCTTCTGCATGGCTCTCTTCTTCCATCTCGA ATGAGAATTCTCGCGTTATTGATCATACACTCAACATTTCTCAGTCAGAGAAGGCGCAGACTGTGTCTACTCCTTCACCGGAGAAACAGAATGTGTGGCCGAGTTTTGTTTGGGAAGTTCCAccctcaaataaaaaaatgccaCCCTTGAAGACTTTCCGACTGACCAAAGAACTGGTTCAGCAAAGGGTGAAAGATAACGTTGTGATTGTGACCTTTGGTAACTATGCATTCATGGATTTTATCCTGACTTGGGTCAAGAAATTGACAGACCTGGAAGTTTCTAATCTTCTTGTTG GTGCAATGGACACCAAATTATTGGAGGCACTATATTGGAAAGGAGTGCCAGTTTTTGACATGGGAAGCCATATGAGCACTGTTGATGTTGGCTGGGGTTCTCCAACATTTCATAAAATGGGGAGAGAAAAAGTTATTCTGGTAGACTCAATACTGCCTTTTGGTTTTGAAGTATTGATGTGTGATACTGACACAGTTTGGTTGAAG AATCCACTTCCATATCTTGCTCGTTATCCAGAAGCAGATATTTTAACTTCAAGCGATCAAGTTATACCAACAGTTGTTGATGACAGTTTGGAAATTTGGCAAGAAG TCAGTGGTGCCTACAACATTGGAATTGTCCATTGGAGACCTACAGAGTCTGCCAAGAATTTGGCAAAGCAATGGAAAGAAATGCTTCAAGCTGACGACAAGATATGGGATCAGAATGTGTTTAATGAACTTCTTCAACGTCAGCTAGGACCATCTGTTGATGATGACAGTGGTCTTGTTTTTGCTTTCGATGGAAAAATGAAGCTGGGAATTTTACCTGCTAGTATCTTCTGTAGTGGACATACATATTTTGTCCAG GCTATGTACCAGCAACTAAGGTTAGAGCCATATGCAGTACACACGACATTTCAATATGGTGGTACTGAAGGAAAGCGCCACCGACTACGAGAAGCCAAGATCTTCCTTGATCCACCAGAATACTATAATCCTCCTG GGGGTTTCTTATCATTTAAGCCATCTATCCCAAAAAGCTTGTTGCTAAGTGGGGAGCACAATGTTGAATCACATTTTACTCTTATAAATCACCAA ATGAAACAGATTAGGACAGCACTTGCAATTGCTTCCCTTCTGAACAGAACACTG GTCATGCCTCCATTATGGTGCAGGCTTGATAGGCTATGGTATCCCCATCCAGGTGTTTTGGAGGGGTCTATGACTAGACAACCTTTTCTCTGTCCTTTGGACCATGTATTTGAG GTGAATGTCATGCTGAAAAAACTCCCAGAAGAATACTTTGGCCCTGAAATAGATATTAGAGAGTATTCAATATTGGATAATCCTTCTCTGCCCCCTGAG GTGAAAAAGTCATGGCTTGATGTTCAGCTTTGTAAAGAAGGAACTCAAGATTGTGATGGATCATATAATAGCACTGTTGAAGGAGTACTTAAATTTCCAAAGAATAGCAGTGAAGAAATG TTTACAAAAGTATTCTCATCATTCAAGGATGTAAAAGTCATTCAGTTATCTTCAGTGCAAGACGCTTTCACCGGTTTCACTAACAAG gaAAGGGAAGATAGATTCAGAAATCGTGTTAAGCAGTATGTGGGCATATGGTGCTGTATGCCGGATACAACTATTGGGCACATATATTATGATATGTACTGGGATGAGAAACCTGGATGGAAACCAATTCCTCCTCAATCTTCAGAAGATGATCATCCACCCTTTTGA